A stretch of Bordetella genomosp. 13 DNA encodes these proteins:
- the gdhA gene encoding NADP-specific glutamate dehydrogenase: MKYTSIQQFLEHVDARNPGQPEFLQAVTEVMHSLWPFIARHPRYAEHGLLDRLVEPERVVMFRVCWVDDHGDVRVNRGYRIQHSMAIGPYKGGMRFHPSVTLSVLKFLAFEQTFKNALTTLPMGGAKGGSDFDPKGKSPGEVMRFCQAFVTELFRHVGADTDVPAGDIGVGGREVGFMAGMYKKLANRADCVFTGKGLSFGGSLIRPEATGYGTVYFADEMLKTRGLSFEGSRVSVSGSGNVAQYAVEKAMALGAKVVTVSDSSGTIIDEDGFTPEKLAILMDVKNHRYGRVSDYAELTGVEFHEGARPWHVPVDVALPCATQNELDEADAQTLIRNGVKCVAEGANMPCTLEAAKAFESARVLFAPGKASNAGGVATSGLEMSQNAVRLPWPREEVDGRLLQIMQGIHTACVQYGKREDGSVSYIDGANIAGFVKVADAMREQGVV, translated from the coding sequence GTGAAATACACCAGCATCCAGCAGTTCCTCGAACACGTCGACGCGCGTAATCCGGGCCAGCCGGAGTTCCTCCAGGCGGTTACCGAGGTGATGCACAGCCTTTGGCCTTTCATCGCCAGGCATCCCCGATATGCCGAGCACGGTCTGCTGGACCGGCTGGTAGAGCCCGAGCGCGTGGTCATGTTCCGGGTCTGCTGGGTGGACGACCATGGCGACGTGCGCGTCAATCGCGGATACCGCATCCAGCACAGCATGGCCATCGGGCCCTACAAGGGCGGAATGCGCTTCCATCCGTCCGTCACGCTGTCCGTGCTCAAGTTTCTTGCCTTCGAGCAGACGTTCAAGAACGCCCTGACCACGCTGCCCATGGGCGGCGCCAAGGGCGGATCCGACTTCGATCCCAAAGGCAAGAGCCCGGGCGAGGTCATGCGCTTCTGCCAGGCGTTCGTCACCGAGCTGTTCCGCCATGTGGGTGCCGACACCGACGTGCCGGCAGGCGACATCGGCGTGGGCGGCCGCGAGGTCGGCTTCATGGCCGGCATGTACAAGAAGCTGGCCAATCGAGCCGACTGCGTCTTCACGGGCAAGGGGCTGAGTTTCGGCGGGTCGCTGATCCGTCCCGAGGCTACCGGCTACGGCACGGTCTATTTCGCCGACGAAATGCTCAAGACCCGAGGCCTGTCGTTCGAGGGCTCGCGCGTGTCGGTGTCGGGGTCGGGCAATGTCGCGCAGTACGCCGTGGAAAAGGCCATGGCGCTAGGCGCCAAGGTCGTCACGGTGTCCGACTCCAGCGGCACCATCATCGACGAGGACGGCTTCACGCCGGAGAAGCTGGCCATCCTGATGGACGTGAAGAACCATCGCTACGGCCGCGTCAGCGACTATGCGGAATTGACGGGCGTGGAGTTCCATGAAGGTGCCCGCCCCTGGCACGTGCCGGTCGACGTGGCGCTGCCGTGCGCCACGCAGAACGAACTGGACGAGGCGGACGCCCAGACGCTGATCCGCAACGGCGTGAAATGCGTGGCCGAAGGGGCCAACATGCCTTGCACGCTGGAAGCCGCCAAGGCGTTCGAATCGGCGCGCGTGCTGTTCGCGCCCGGCAAGGCCAGCAACGCCGGCGGCGTGGCCACGTCGGGCCTCGAGATGAGCCAGAACGCGGTGCGCCTGCCGTGGCCGCGCGAAGAGGTGGACGGCCGCCTGCTGCAGATCATGCAGGGCATCCATACGGCCTGCGTGCAGTACGGCAAGCGCGAGGATGGCAGCGTCAGCTATATAGACGGCGCCAACATTGCCGGCTTCGTCAAGGTGGCAGATGCGATGCGCGAGCAGGGTGTCGTGTGA
- a CDS encoding DUF4198 domain-containing protein — MIKKTLFCTLAALGCAATAQAHQVWVEQPEGQNAIVRFGEFGDNLRETSPGLLDKFGKPTATLISARGEQAVEAKKTAEGYALPFKAAAGDAIVAEDAAYPLNTYKQGDKSITGWYHPAARYITGFAAQAPKLTLDIVPTGKPGELKVTFKGQPLPKAKVAWVVQSGWAKEGRTDEQGLVSFDLPWQGAYVAEVGHADRTGGEREGQKYDVVNYVTSLTYVKPDGIAAVPAGPAATPNK; from the coding sequence ATGATCAAGAAGACGTTGTTTTGCACGCTTGCGGCCCTGGGTTGCGCGGCCACGGCCCAGGCCCACCAGGTATGGGTGGAGCAGCCCGAAGGCCAGAACGCGATCGTGCGTTTCGGCGAGTTCGGCGACAACCTGCGCGAAACCTCGCCCGGCCTGCTGGACAAGTTCGGCAAGCCTACCGCCACGCTGATCTCCGCCAGGGGCGAGCAGGCCGTCGAGGCGAAGAAGACCGCCGAGGGCTACGCGCTGCCGTTCAAGGCCGCGGCCGGCGACGCCATCGTGGCCGAGGACGCCGCCTATCCGCTCAACACCTACAAGCAGGGCGACAAGAGCATCACCGGCTGGTACCACCCCGCCGCCCGCTACATCACCGGCTTCGCCGCGCAGGCGCCCAAGCTCACGCTGGACATCGTGCCCACCGGCAAGCCGGGCGAACTGAAGGTCACTTTCAAGGGCCAGCCCCTGCCCAAGGCCAAGGTGGCCTGGGTCGTGCAGTCCGGCTGGGCAAAGGAAGGCCGCACCGACGAGCAGGGCCTGGTGTCGTTCGACCTGCCTTGGCAGGGCGCGTATGTGGCCGAGGTCGGCCATGCCGACCGCACGGGCGGCGAGCGCGAAGGCCAGAAATACGACGTGGTCAACTACGTCACGTCGCTGACTTACGTGAAGCCTGACGGCATTGCCGCGGTGCCGGCAGGACCGGCCGCCACGCCGAACAAGTAA
- a CDS encoding PAS domain-containing protein has product MQFDVEAFDWGTTPLGPRAAWPTALKTVYDIMMSSRFGMCAVWGPERTTLYNEAFAPFLGARHPAAQGKPFHEIWHDVWPQIEPLVARAMAGDPVRFENMHLVMTRNGREEDTYWTFSYSPLRDGDRIAGFLDIATETTGMVQAQQHERLNTERVQLALAAGAIIGTWVWHVPSDRFTVDEAFARSFGLDPALGREGLSLAQIIATVHPDDRRGLLEAIDEAIARGGAYAHQYRVRRADGKYYWLEANGRVDLAPDGTPSNFPGVLIDLQERRAIAAERDQAIARLRALNGELEQKVIAQSVVRGQNWQLSSDILGVLNEQGYFEASNPAWQATLGWSEEEVASTPFIEFIHPEDRRRTEEAWQLVRRSGEVAPRFENRYLHKHGGWRWLSWVAVPHESKLYCSARDITAEKQAKAERDRLWETTNDLMGTAGFDGYLKAVNPAWSARLGWQEVDLLGQPFSALVDPADQAAVEDAMSRLAAGEDVPDFAGRVLCSDGGERFIMWAAAPDADAREIHVVGRDITELRVAEESLRQSQKMEAVGQLTGGLAHDFNNLLAAISGALELMNMRVQQGRLKDIEKYMAAAQTATKRAAALTHRLLAFSRKQTLAPQLANVDQIVTGMLELIRRTVGPGISVEHLSSGDAWNTLIDISQMENALLNLCINARDAMPRGGRVAIETSNREVDRHAGRQLDLPPGEYVALCVSDNGTGMSPDVVVRAFDPFFTTKPLGEGTGLGLSMIYGFAKQSGGQARIYSQVGQGTRVCLYLPRDHGDARHEPGSTETTQVAPTGTGETVLVVDDEPTVRMLVVDVLEELGYTVIQAGDAMGGLKVLESDARIDLLITDVGLPHGMNGRQMADAARTIRPGLKVLFITGYAETSLLNNGHVHADMSVLTKPFAVDALAARVRELIASHH; this is encoded by the coding sequence GTGCAATTCGACGTGGAAGCGTTCGATTGGGGCACTACGCCGTTGGGCCCCCGCGCCGCCTGGCCCACGGCGCTGAAGACGGTGTACGACATCATGATGTCGAGCCGCTTCGGCATGTGCGCCGTCTGGGGACCCGAGCGAACCACGTTGTACAACGAAGCCTTCGCGCCTTTCCTGGGCGCGCGCCACCCCGCGGCGCAAGGCAAGCCCTTCCACGAGATCTGGCATGACGTCTGGCCGCAGATCGAGCCCCTGGTCGCCAGGGCGATGGCCGGCGACCCGGTGCGCTTCGAAAACATGCACCTGGTGATGACGCGCAACGGGCGCGAAGAGGACACGTACTGGACGTTCTCGTACAGCCCGCTGCGAGATGGCGACCGCATCGCCGGTTTCCTGGACATCGCCACCGAGACCACCGGCATGGTCCAGGCGCAGCAGCACGAGCGCCTGAACACCGAGCGTGTGCAGCTTGCCCTGGCGGCCGGCGCCATCATCGGGACCTGGGTGTGGCACGTGCCCAGCGACCGCTTCACCGTGGACGAGGCCTTCGCGCGCAGTTTCGGGCTCGATCCCGCCCTGGGCCGCGAGGGACTGAGCCTTGCACAGATCATCGCCACGGTGCATCCCGACGATCGGCGAGGGCTGTTGGAGGCCATCGACGAGGCCATCGCGCGAGGGGGGGCCTATGCGCACCAGTATCGCGTGCGGCGAGCCGATGGCAAATACTACTGGCTCGAGGCCAATGGCAGGGTGGACCTAGCGCCGGATGGCACGCCCAGCAACTTCCCTGGCGTGCTGATCGATCTTCAGGAGCGGCGCGCCATCGCCGCGGAACGCGACCAGGCCATTGCCCGGTTGCGCGCGCTCAATGGGGAGCTGGAGCAGAAGGTCATCGCGCAATCCGTGGTGCGCGGACAGAACTGGCAGCTCAGCTCCGACATCCTGGGCGTGCTCAATGAGCAAGGCTACTTCGAGGCCTCCAATCCCGCGTGGCAGGCCACGCTGGGCTGGTCCGAGGAGGAAGTGGCCAGCACGCCGTTCATCGAATTCATCCATCCCGAGGACCGGCGGCGCACCGAGGAGGCCTGGCAGCTCGTGCGCCGCAGCGGAGAGGTCGCGCCGCGCTTCGAGAACCGTTATCTGCACAAGCATGGAGGCTGGCGCTGGCTGTCGTGGGTCGCCGTGCCGCACGAATCCAAGCTGTACTGCTCGGCGCGCGACATCACCGCGGAGAAGCAGGCCAAGGCCGAGCGGGACCGGCTGTGGGAAACGACGAACGACCTGATGGGCACGGCCGGATTCGACGGCTACCTGAAGGCCGTCAATCCCGCGTGGAGCGCGCGGCTGGGCTGGCAGGAGGTCGACCTGCTCGGCCAGCCGTTCAGTGCGCTGGTGGACCCGGCGGACCAGGCCGCCGTCGAAGACGCGATGAGCCGCCTGGCCGCGGGCGAGGACGTGCCGGACTTCGCCGGCCGCGTGCTGTGCAGCGACGGCGGCGAACGGTTCATCATGTGGGCCGCGGCGCCGGACGCCGACGCTCGCGAGATCCACGTGGTGGGACGCGACATCACCGAATTGCGCGTGGCGGAGGAGTCGCTGCGGCAATCGCAAAAGATGGAGGCGGTGGGCCAGCTGACGGGCGGCCTCGCGCATGACTTCAACAATCTGCTGGCGGCCATATCGGGCGCACTGGAGCTGATGAACATGCGCGTGCAGCAGGGGCGCCTGAAGGACATCGAGAAGTACATGGCGGCCGCGCAGACCGCGACCAAGCGCGCCGCCGCGCTGACGCACCGGCTGCTGGCCTTTTCGCGCAAGCAGACCCTGGCGCCGCAACTGGCAAACGTGGACCAGATCGTGACGGGCATGTTGGAGCTGATCCGGCGTACTGTGGGGCCCGGCATCTCCGTCGAGCACCTGAGTTCCGGCGACGCGTGGAACACGCTGATCGACATCTCGCAGATGGAGAACGCGCTGCTCAACCTGTGCATCAACGCGCGTGACGCCATGCCGCGCGGCGGCCGCGTTGCCATCGAGACCAGCAATCGCGAGGTCGACCGCCATGCCGGGCGCCAGCTCGATCTTCCGCCGGGCGAGTATGTGGCGCTTTGCGTGTCCGACAACGGCACGGGGATGTCGCCAGACGTGGTGGTGCGGGCGTTCGATCCTTTCTTCACCACCAAGCCGCTGGGCGAGGGCACCGGCCTTGGCCTTTCGATGATTTACGGCTTCGCCAAGCAGTCCGGCGGCCAGGCGCGCATCTATTCGCAGGTGGGGCAGGGCACGCGCGTCTGTCTGTATCTGCCCCGGGACCATGGCGATGCGCGCCACGAACCCGGCAGTACCGAGACCACGCAGGTGGCGCCCACCGGGACGGGCGAGACCGTGCTGGTGGTCGACGACGAACCGACCGTGCGCATGCTGGTGGTGGACGTGCTGGAAGAACTTGGCTATACGGTGATCCAGGCGGGCGATGCCATGGGCGGCCTGAAAGTGCTGGAGTCCGATGCGCGCATCGACCTGCTGATCACCGACGTCGGCCTGCCGCATGGCATGAACGGGCGGCAGATGGCCGACGCGGCCCGCACCATACGGCCGGGCCTGAAGGTGCTTTTCATCACGGGCTATGCCGAGACTTCTTTGCTGAACAACGGCCACGTGCACGCGGACATGTCTGTCCTGACGAAGCCCTTTGCGGTAGACGCGCTTGCCGCGCGCGTGCGCGAACTGATCGCCAGCCACCATTAG
- the fhuF gene encoding siderophore-iron reductase FhuF, with protein sequence MTNDHTLKPLYTGPLRHFPPARIGGDHDPSIVPRTELLHAQRLSQRIGDYGDHCGYRRPDSRALASEWSKHYFVALMVPVVGANLLLGRDLPLSPRETGLELDEDGLPARLWFAHAGKPLSSMAAFGRFDALYAHLEEMIAAFTAASGVTGKVLWSNAGNVFERFARDIDRHCLAVPASGAPVQQVVDSPAMPDGRPNPLFQPVRYVRGTATKDTLRIRRLCCIRYLLPLDEDARYCGSCPIRPDNLPAVRAAGPSRKTSSSVRPPAEGPAD encoded by the coding sequence ATGACCAACGACCATACGCTGAAGCCGCTATATACCGGCCCGCTGCGCCATTTCCCGCCGGCGCGGATAGGCGGCGACCACGACCCGTCTATCGTTCCGCGCACAGAACTACTGCATGCGCAGCGCCTGTCTCAGCGCATCGGCGATTATGGCGACCACTGCGGATATCGGCGCCCCGACTCGCGAGCGCTCGCATCCGAATGGTCCAAACACTATTTCGTCGCTTTGATGGTGCCCGTGGTGGGCGCGAACCTGCTGCTGGGCCGCGATCTGCCGCTTAGCCCTCGTGAAACCGGCCTGGAGCTGGACGAGGACGGCCTGCCCGCGCGGCTGTGGTTCGCGCATGCGGGCAAGCCGCTGTCTTCCATGGCGGCGTTCGGCCGTTTCGACGCGCTGTACGCGCACCTGGAAGAAATGATCGCGGCCTTCACGGCCGCCTCCGGCGTGACTGGCAAGGTGCTGTGGAGCAATGCGGGCAACGTCTTCGAGCGCTTCGCGCGCGATATTGACCGGCATTGCCTGGCCGTCCCCGCCAGCGGCGCTCCGGTGCAGCAGGTGGTCGACAGCCCTGCCATGCCTGACGGCCGCCCCAATCCGCTGTTCCAGCCCGTGCGGTACGTGCGTGGAACCGCGACCAAAGACACGCTGCGCATCCGGCGGCTGTGCTGCATTCGCTATCTCTTGCCGCTGGATGAAGACGCGCGGTATTGCGGCTCGTGTCCCATCAGACCGGACAACCTGCCCGCCGTCAGGGCGGCGGGACCTTCACGGAAGACTTCGTCGTCCGTACGGCCGCCGGCCGAAGGCCCG